The Larimichthys crocea isolate SSNF chromosome I, L_crocea_2.0, whole genome shotgun sequence genomic interval cacaagaagtTCAGATTATTGGTCACCTCAGAGTTAAAGTAACAGCACCTCACCTCTCTCAGTGTGGAGAGTGAAAGAGTGGTTCTGAATATAGAAATGGCCTGTGTTTCTAGATGGGCCACTTACTTTAGCTGTGTCTTCTCTGATACGCAGATTCCTGACAGTGATTCGTCTCTTTGAGTCAAAGTTCTGACCAGGCATGTCAATGTCATCTGCATATTtatcttcatcctcatcctcgCTGTCGTGTTCCCGCTCCTGCAGACAAAGGATTTGAAGAATTTTAATGATTGTTGAGAGGCTgccctttatttttttttaaattaaacaataatTACTGAACACTTACAGTTGGGTCTAGTTTTCCAGAGGCCAACTCATCCTGAAGCTTCTGTGCCTTCAGTGTCCTTTTGGCCTGAGAGGTAGAAAACAAGTCATATTAATCTGGTCAATGggacacagacaaaaaaagatgaaaaataaatgaatgtaagCATCAGTTGACTTCAGTTTGTCCTCATTTACATTTGCTGGGTTTGGGTTTGTAAGATTCAGGGATTTTTAGTTGCCAGATACCAAAAATTTTACCCATACACCAATAAAAAGGTTCAATTTGTAGTTGTTTGCATTAGACTTTCATTTGCACGGTCACGTACCAGATTGTCCTTGAGGGCAGAgatctgttttcatctttgcaacaaagcaaacaatCTAAACACGAGTTAAACCAAGCTTAATTTACCACTGGACTTCTTACCAGATCTACTTTGGCGTATTCTTCCACAATGCGCTGGTGTTCCTCGGGATCATACCCGTTCCAGCGGTCTCTCTTTCCGTCGTAGTCCAAGTCAAGCTGTATCTGTGAGTGTTCATCTGGAGCTATACCTGTGCCAGTGAACTTTGCTCCAACTTTTCTGGGCCGCTGTGAGACAAAAGTGAAGGTCAGAGGTTAACATCTGACAGTTGACTGACAGTTCATCTCTACTGGAAGATCAACGATTTCTTCGTCTCTTGTACCTCCAAACAGTCCTTCTTCTTGTGTGTCATGGCACCGCAGTTTTCACAAGCTCCCTTCCGAAATTTAGTGACGACAGAGCTCtgtttgaagtaaaaaaaagggCTATTTATCTTTGAGTTCATTCATATTGGCTACTTAAAAAGTAACTCACTGCTTCAGTCTCACCTCTTTCACTCCTCTCTTGTACCACTCTCCAATGGCTGAGTATTGCGCCTGAATTTCACTCTGTGGCCTCTGATGCTTTAGCGTGGGCCTTTTGGATGGGTCAATGTACCACGGCACTGATGAAATATACTGCGGGATGTGCGGGTTTATAtccctgaaaaaaaagaaagaaaacagcaacaagtGCAACAAGAGCAGGACATGAATGTTAGAACAGGAGCTTCATtgtaaatacaacaataaaattattatttatttatttttaccactTGGCCAATGAAAACAGTTGTTTAATGCTTTCTGACATTCGTCAAGTCAGAGACAATAAATCTGTCTCAGCTTGGAGACTTACAAGTTTATAGCAGAAAGCTGCATTACAAACTTTTAAAAGATTCATTCACATCAAATGGGAAGGATGGTTAGAGATGTTTACAACGTGTGAGCGTTCACATCAACTTAAAAATGTCTCTATGGTTGTCAAATTATAGAACAAAGCCCATTAAATTTAGGAACATCCCCgagcatcttcacattgtctaatacatgcattttaaccctgaaatacaaccaccggtggttaagaaccactggtttagAGAGATGGTGGCtgccttgctcaggggcacctcggcagtgcccaggaggtgaactggcacctctccagcttcTTATTATGACCTCTACCCAGACAAACTTACTTCCCCTCCTCGTCCACCTCAGCAGGAGCGTTTCCCAgcttcctctgctcctccagctccttcttcttcctccagtcCTCCCGGGTCATCTTCTTGGGCTCATCCAGCCCCACGATGCCCTCCGAGGCCGCGGTAACGTTAGCGGTGACGTTAACATCAGCCTGCTCGGTCATGACTGAACCTGGCaccagaaacaaacagcattaaaacttttttttacttacctccaaaaaaaaataaatattcatgttattCACAGGAGCTGTCGTGACTCCGCTGACCTGGCTGTTTACCAGACTGCACCGTGGAGAGAGTGTTTTAGGTGTAATAAGTAACTCGGTTACCTTGGTGAGACGCAGCAGGTGTTACGGAGGTTCTCGTTCCCTTCGTATTAACGGTCCCTTTCTCGGTGTCTCGCTCTAAGTTTGAGTTATGTTTTGACTAACACACGACCGTCGCCATTTTACATCAACTGCAGCTACGtcacttcctttcttcttcaccGTCACCGAGACATCAGCGACACCTAGCGGACACACGCACTTCCGCTCACCGccaaatgttatttatattttttatttataagtcTGTAAATCGATTATTTCATCTCTGTGGTTCTTTGGCAGATGATATACTTTTCAAAGCACCTTTAAATTGTTGCACAAGAGTCCCTATGTATATAATCTTTTAAAGGTAGAACCATATGTTTATTCTAATACTGTTGTCTGTAGGTACCAACATTTCTCTCATAGTCTTTGCAAActtttttgtcctttaaatGTTTACTGAGCGTTTTTTTTCTGAGCAGAAGGATCGTTATCGTCGTTTTCCCTCCAGCAGGTTGCCTCCATACAGCGGCTCATCTCACCTCCTtagtttattctatttatactgtTGTCACCAAATGTTTTACCCCATGCCGGTATATAGTGTgtgcatctatctatctatctatctatctatctgtctgtctgtctgtctgtctgtctgtggttagGTTTGGATAAGTAGATATAAACTCTTCTGTTTGAGTCCTTTAATTGAACCAGGAAAGAGTTTCAGAATaagtcaaatcaaaataaaagataaaagaagagaTAATCTAGGGCCACTATTCAGGTAAGGCAGCATaagtagcatttttttaaaaagaatattGTCTTCTGCCCTCCATGATTCATAAAATCACTTGACCCTTTCCTTAGAGGTCATTggtatgttaaaaaaaatatagggttggggttagggtCAATCTGGACAATAGACTTGGACTGGGAAGTGCAACACTGACTGAGCACTGACAAACAGTGCAAAACAGGCTAATAGGCCCAGGGTCCACAGCTCCATGCTCCTGTGAGTCTACCAGTCTGTGTTAATCTGGGATTAAAAGCACAATAGCAACTGATACAAGCGCCCTATGAACATACcagtgaacatccagggattaGATATCGAGATGGTGAGAGCATACAAATACCTTTTCGGACAACACAGACGTCCTTCACTTGCTGACGAGACTGAGGTCCTTGGTTGTGTCTCCCTGAAGAGTTTAATCTAACCACAACTTCTAAATACCTTAAACATACAGCTATACTGTCTATTAATTATCTTTATTTCAGTCATTAATTGTATTCGTATTGTAATTGTATTTGATTTGCAAGGCTCATGATGACAAACCATGAAGCGTGTGTTATCAGTAGTAGAAGTAGATTGTAGTTTCACACCTCACTTATTAGTTTGCCAAACTCAATGGGAAAAATTGGTCCATTGAGGGGAAACCACatgtagaaaaataataagagaGGTTACAGGAAGCACAATGAACAAGAAAAAATGACTCAGTTTAGatgtaaaaacatttgactgCTGATACTGCTGTGCACTTACAAAATATAGCAGGTTGACATAGCTGACTTAAATAAATCCTTGATAAACTATTTTAGAAAAGACTTTTGATGCCTGATGTGACTGTGAGGGAAGGAAATACTGGATACCAAGTGAATAAGTacttagattttatttttctactttagTAAATGGGACAGCAGTGATATCTGTGATGCATTTGGAGATTGTATAACGTCATGACATTGCTTTATTTCTCTGTGCCTCTAAATCCTGAGCTCTGACCTACCTGTGTGGAGGGGAAAAAGGATGAATTTGTagaaaaatcagtttttgtaGTGAGAAAAATCATCTAAAGCCTTGTGGACTCCAGTGGGTTTATTTTTGCATTCCTCAGAAGCACCAAGCTGGTATTGCTGTGCTTAACTGTAACATGGACCAGTGAGAACACTATTTTGATCACTCTTGTAATTAGAAAGACAAGGTTAAGACAGTAACATGAGATGCTGTTATTGGTGACAGTTTGGTCAGATGTAACCCTCTCACCTTTTTCTTATATtcgaaacatttaaaaaaaaaaaaaaaaaaaggccaaaaaaaattgtaaacaatgttgagagaacaaacaaaagaacagcaccagacacaaataaacacatcgACAGAAGTATAAAGAGACTGATGAATCAGTCCTTGAGCCTTAGCACCAGTACACGTCCCCACTGTCAGTCCAGCAGCCTGGGGATGAGAAGGCAACGCGGTACCGAAGTGAAGGCAGTGTCGCGTTCATGTAGGTACCAAAATATCTCTCGTAGTCTTTGCTAActtttttgtcctttaaatGTTTACTGAGAGTTTTTGCTGAGCCGAAGGAACGGATGGATGGAGTCACTTGTCATCGTCCTCCACTGTTCCCCACTCGTCCAagtcctccccctccacctctccgTCATCAGCATCATCGTCCCCATAATCACCCCAAGTGTCATACACATCCCCTCCTTCGCCCTCCTCTTCGTTGTCGTTTTCCTCCAGCAGGTCGCCTCCATACAGCGgctcgtcctcctcgtcttccactatctccatctcctccatttcgtcctcttcctcctctccttcttcgtcatcatcatcatcatcatcgtcatcatcatcatcatcttccacGTCTTCTACCTCCAAACCACACACCTCCCCGTCCTCCACCTCACCGTCCTCTCTCTCGTCCTTAGAGGAGGTGGGAGTGGAAAACACTTTCCCTTCAGTCCTGTCTGTGAGGTAGGATCTGTTGGAGGGGATGAAGCTCGAGGTAGCAGTTTTTGTGTTGATATAGAGGCGAGGAGGAGGCCCTGGCGTGGTCGTCGCAGCCTGGCCAGAAGGAGGAGTGATGGGAGCAGAACCGGCTCTTTGCTCTTTGGAGTCTGGGGCCAGAGTGAGAGGCACACCCATGGCCCCGGGCCTCATGGAGGTCATGTTGGGCATGTATTCACGGATCTCCCCTGGCTCCAGCGGGTCAGGCCCACAGGGGTCGTGTTCACTGCAGGACAGCTTGCCGTCCAGCTTCGAGATGAAGAGCATGCCTTCACGATGCTCCTTACAGTAAGAGCTGGGGCACATCTCACAGAACGAAGCTGCCTCTTTACCACAGACATCACACTGGTGCCATGGACACTCCCATCGCCCTGAAGACAAGATCACATCATTACTACCTTAAGTAAATATATCTTGTGGATGTCAGTAGTGTGATTTCTGACCTAAAGGCGGTTGTATAACAACAGTCTCATGAATCTCAAAGAGGTCTGCTTAAAGTCACATGAAAACTCCATGTGTGCTTTAGGACATTTAGACTAAATCATGCCCTTAAACACTCTCCATCTCTACTTGCCTGCAGGTCTCTTGGCCAGGTTGAGACAGTCAGCGTGATAAACCTTCGGGCAGCCCGGCTTCTTACAGGACACTATCTGCCCCCCGTCACCACAGCTGAAGCACTCGTCTTCCCTCTCCTTGGTCACTTCTTGcttggtcttcttcttcacagggactttcctcttcccttcctttaatttcagtttttcagctGATGGCTGGTTCTGAACAAGGTAAAGAGAGTTAGGTAGGTCACAATGTAGCTCTTATTCGATGATCTAGGCAAGGATAGTCAGAGGATCTACTGATGTCTTAAGTGTGCCTGTGCAACGTTTAAACTGTTCAAATGTAGGCGCTCACCTTTGGCCGAACACCCAAGAATCCACTGCAGTTGGGTGCTCCACATTTACAGGCAGTCTTCCCGTTGCCAAGACACTCCAGGTTGTAGTTGAACTTCAGCTCTACacctaaaataaatgttgtattaGATCTACGCTGCGCTTGGAGAGATTGTAACTAATGATGACTAATGATCCTACACAGTACAAAATATCCCATCATGCAAACCTTTAGGGATGTCTTGTAGAGCAAATAGTCCGACCCGTGTGTCCCCGTTCACAGTCCACTTCTGAGTCTCACAGTTTGGCTGGCAGCTGTGGTTCATGAAGCGAGCTTGGTTCCCCTTGGGTCCGGCATCAATGATCCGgtcctggaaaaagaaaatataaacaggTCAGCACCGAGCATGTGATGAAGTGATTACACACATGATGAATCATGTATCATTTACAGAGTGTTGTGTTTATAGTCATCATGCTCACCTTGTCCAGTGTAAGCATGTAGAAGTTACAGATATCGTTCTCCTGGGCATGTCTGATCCTGGCTCGGCATTCCTCTTCATCGATCACCTCTCCCACATATTCACTCACAAAGGCTCCCTGAGAAGCGAccgaagaagaaaaagcaagaTTATTAAATAACAGAGTTTCAAGTGAGtatttcagtcacacacatctGTCACCATGTTATTAACCTTCTTGATGTCCATAACGCTGCGTAAGCCCCAGCCGCAGGACAGCGTCCTGTAAATCTCCACGGTCGTGTACTGGCGCTTTGTGAAGGCCTGGTTCTGACATCGCTCCCCTGCCGCACACACTTGAGGGTGGCACTCATACATCAGCATGCGATTAATGCATTCTGAATCGATGCCGCACGGGTTCTCGTCAGACGCCTTGCAGTTACAACGCGGGATCTCGGATAGGTCAGCAGTAAAGATCTGCACCTTCCCAACTGGCCGGTTTacctgagagacagaggcagtgGCATGATTTATTTCCCCTCATACATCTCAGTGGACTGCTTCTTTGTCAGAAAAGCACAGATAAGTATGTGGTACCCTAATGTGTCTGTATGGAGGAGGTTTCTTGTCGTTCTTTCTGTCCTCCTGAAGCTGCTTCATCTCTTTTTCTGCCTGGAGCTCTTTAAAACGTTCTGCTGCTTCACCGAGGGCTGTAAAGACATAATACGGTCAAACAATTATCTCAGAATTAAGACTTCATTTCTTAAtatcaaaagcagaaacacaaatacaattaaTATACACAAGTACAGACCCTTTTTGTACACTGCATCTGCACCCTTTCCCATTTTCTCGATGTTGTGAGTGTCACCCTCCATGTAGGGGAAGACTCTGGCCTGGTACGTCCACACAAAATCTCTGGAGCCAAAGAATTGAACTGGGAACTCTCCCACCTCATGTTTCATCCTCAAGATGTTATTTGGGACATCTTTGGCCAGACAGACTTCAGCTGGCCACCACCTAGAAAATTAGATCAGGTTTCAGAAATGCAAATACAGGTACAGTAGCTGTTGCTTAGGTTACgatcagacaggatcaggtgctgCAAATTGCCACAGGCGTTGTAGGGTGTGTGTACTTGTGCCGAACGTAATCGTCGtgaaacaatgagaaaataacGCTTTATTTAGCTGATTAACAGCTTTCTCAATGCTGCCACTTGCTCGCTTCCCAGTTCTTGCTTTTTCACTCTCTCAAACCACTGGATACAAAacattaaacttctttgtgttaCTAATTTTTCAGTGTAAATTGCGAGCCAGTCAGATTTAGATGCcgaatacattaaataaacaaagaacacaGCAGGTAGAGTATCACAGTTTAGTCCATGAGTCCATCTGGATTGCCTCAgtttcagtcacatttaaagCTGTTTGTCCTGGCTCgctgcatttttccaaaagttggatccagcTCAATTTCTCTGCCACAGGCCGCTGTGTAGTTTGGCAGACACCCCTGCAGCCAAAACGTACtacccccactcaaatgaatggaaaacctGCGTTTTCGCCACAACCCCGTCTGAATGTACTTTTAGAGACAATGTTGTGGCTTACCTGTAGCGTCCCCATTTGACCCACAGTATGTCCTTAATACGAGGCCTCTTTCCAGCTTTGCAGTCATTGCAGAACCAGCTGCCCTGAGGCATCTCCATGTTCAAACATTCCCGATGGAAAGCAGCAGGACAGGCttcacagcacagcagactGCCCCCTAAAAAAttgtaacaaaacacaatgcactgattggtttatttttattaggaGTTAGATTATTGCTTATTATTTTTagtgaaattattaaaaagacCCTGTGTGTGGGGGTACCCTGGCTGAAAGGGAGCATTTAATTGGAAAATAGGATGAGGCATAAAAATCAATTTACAACACATTATGCTCAGGGCATTTTCCATAGTAGCCACTTTTATGGgtttttatacatatttgaaACATGGAGACAGTTTAGAAAAAGTGTTTTAGATTCAAGTTTCACACTTAAACCcatattattaaatgtttacatGATCATCACAGCAAAACTGTTTTGAAGGCAACCATGAAATAAGACCAGACTTACCTTCAGAGCAGACAAAGCACCAGCTCACATTGATGTGTTCGTGATTCTTGCAGCCTTTGCGTGGAGTGAAGTGGTTTGGACAGAGGAAGCTGTTGTTTGCTAGCACCAAGCTTCCTGCTGCCATACAGTTGTCATTGGCATGATAGGCCACAGGGCAGCGTACGCATCGAGCCAACCGGCCTAcgataaaaacacagaggagcaaaGACAGCTTTTATCCATGCACATGTAGAGTTAATGGCATGGTTTATGATGACATATGAGCAAAGATGGCAAAGACTCATCACCTATAGCTATAGTGTAACTGATCATTCACTCAGCTGGCCCACCGCTTCAGACAGTGAGTCActcataaaaatgtaatcaccaaaacaaatcatgatgatgatatcTCCGGTCATGAAACAGAAAGCCTATTAATAATGAGTTTAGAGTAGACACTCAGTCCttacaggagaagaagaaataagTCAGGATGTGGGGAGAAATAAAACAAGGGGTGCCAATTTGGTACATGATCACCAAAACTGTGATGTAGTTGTAACAGGAGCAGACTTTGATGGTGCTGAGGAATGTCTAATTTTGGAGCCTACACATTGTTGCTAAGCAGGTAGAAAATGTAGTCAGAGCTGCAACATAATATTTGCCAAGTTGATTCAGAAGCATAAAGCACCATTTCAATACTTTAAGAAATATAACAAGGACTTTACTTGGTCAGCCAGGATATGTatgacaacaacataaaaagtgACTCTCTCGCCCCTACCAGAGTAGCAAGAAACAAATTTCTCTGATCACTTCGTACTTCACAACATAAGAAAATTCAGGCCTTACTAAACgcaacatgctacccaactcctgatacaggctgtggtcatctcgcCTCCTAacaggcctcccagcctgcacagtgaaaacCCTTTCAGTTGATCCAGATGCCCTGTCTTCAATCAACACAAAAGGACacgttaccccgctgctcatcaaGCTGCTACGTGTAGCCACCCACATTAAATTGAAATCCCTAATGctcgcctacaaagtagtctccggttctgcacctACCTACTTGAATGCCCTCATGCAGGCATGTTACCTAACGACTGTTGCACTCCTCCAATAAACAACGCCTGGCTCTGAGGCAATACAGatttttctcgtctgttgttcccctcATCGTTGAGACGtgctaccagttcctaccagatcagggccGTCCCTCCCTACTTTgaaagacccagctcttcagagagttcCTCCTCTTCTGGCACTACAAACAACTGGAAATGTTAAATCCATCCCGCTTTGCAACTAACAtgtgagtagtacttattgctgcatgAACATGTCCATGTCGCACGGTACCTTGATTGTTacccttttttgtaagtcactttggataaaagtgtcaaaaaatgTAACATAGCTGCAAATCTTTGTGAACCATTTGTAACATGTCATAGTTATACTATGGTTTAAATCCAAAGGCAAAAGTGGAGCATACCTTTAGAGTTGCCGATGTTGAGAGGGTTGGTGATGTGGCAGGACAGGCACACGTGCAGAGGGCAGCGGATGCTTTTGTTATGCGACACTGTGGCCGAGTAGGCCAGTATACAGTCGGTATGGTAGAACTTCCCACACAGTGGTATCATGCAGCGCTTCACGCCACTGCCAGACTTCTTACACACAAAGCATGTGTGGACACCTGAAAGTGACACAAAGCAGTATGTAAGGACACGTGTTTCATGATCAGTGGTTGCTTTGAGCCTCATGTCAGACACAAGGTGTACACACCAGTGTTGCATTCGCTACAGAGGAATTTTCCCTTCGGAGCGGCTGACAGGCCAATACACTGCGGGTGAAAGGCTCCATAACAGTGGCCGTCACACACCAGCAGGTCTCCTGTCCTCTCACACACctgcacaaacataaacacaaataatacaGAGTAAGAAACATGCGAATGATCTACATGGTACAAataagaaaatcaaacaaaacctCACCTGACAGACATTCTCCTTTAAGGATGTAGCTCctatttttccttttacatcCACTTGGGAAGAAAGGCTGTCATTCAAGGCAACAGGCAGCACCTacagagatgaagaaaaggATATTATCACTCAGCCACACTTGTGGAGGAAATGCAACAGAATATTTTTCTCTTGGATTGATAACCAATCACTTATTAGctgaacaataacaacaaacacacctcaGGTTTGGGAGTTAGTGTTCCAGTGTGTACAATTTGCTTCTCCACAGTGCCGCTGGCCTCTATCTCTGCCTCCTGCTTGGGGGTCTTAGATACTCGGGGGCTGGGGGGTTTGTTTGAATTAGCTCCCTCAAGGTTATCTTTGCTTTCTGACTGCttggagacagcagcagcagcggcagggACAGGGGCAGGGGCAGAGGATGTGCTGGTTGCAGGCTTCTCTTTCTTCACAGCTCCAACCTATCCAACATGAGATTTATGTTCAGGATGGTTAAATATACTTTTAGCATGACACTCTTTGGTGGAATGTTAAGGGGTGTGACTGTGCTTTTGTAGTACCTGAGTTTTCTTGACTAAGACTTTCACCTCTGAAGTAACTCCACTGTGTCGCTTCAGctcctggaaaacaaacagattggGAAACACATTCAATATTTCTGGCGCTAGTTGTATACACTAAGTGGACTCTCCCACTGCCAGTGAAGTCCAAACATACCTTCTTCTTTGCAGGAGTACCAGAAACTTCTTCTATGGTACATTCCAGCACCCTGTGCGACAGCTTCCTtggcctctttctttcttgaacTACTGTGCCTGAAGTTAAAAACAATGATGCATCATCTGTTATAATGTTGTTTCCTAACCAATATTCTGTGCAGCAACACTTGTCCCTTTTATATTATGCAGCAATTTAGATACCGGATAGAATATAATATCCAGTAAAAACTTATTTACCAGCTTCAGGAGGTAGATCAGTTTcttctgctgcctctgtgtcaACAGAGGGTTGTGTTGTGACTGGAGATACTGAGGGTGCCACAGGAGAAAGCTCATCCTGAGATGGACACTGTTCCAGCTCTGAAGGAGGCTCCGTGGGCTCTACAGAAGACGAAGACGAGATCGAGGTCGAGGCTGAGGTAATTATTCCTGGCGTGCTGCTGAGATCATGGAGTGTCGTCAACCCTGATGCCtgctgtgtacacacatgcaaaggaAGCACCATGAATTAATCAAATAGATTCGAATTGAATACACAGGGTGTGTTTAGGTGTCTGTTGGGTTGCAAAATGTGTCTTGAAGTCAGTGTAAggtaagaataaaaatgtgctcagagtttgtcagactaaagagtGTTATTAAAGTGTTAAtataaagtgttattaaccactcaGACAAATTGGATTgattaaatatatcaaaatcagataaaaatgagcagtattctcagctccaacactgtgggggtgtgtccgctgaatgtgctgaagccacaccgACTTGTGGGAAGTGACTgaatgagttcagaaaattacaataactttgaaacactctgagcaagtgaatctctatctctgtgtcttcctgtctctgtttcaATGTCATGTACCGCAGTGAAACAACACTGCTGTGTGGA includes:
- the nsd1a gene encoding histone-lysine N-methyltransferase, H3 lysine-36 and H4 lysine-20 specific, which translates into the protein MNQSYRPAVRVGSVFGSSQAERRPRNGLVSTSYGNQCGIVSRGSDQLPSSSLKQPAVLGYNQPTDRSHCYSPLKRLQDLNTGVTRPDVERNLHPRNQLHCASPISDDDDDDEFEAPSVQLPPSPGNDDMEPLEALQDSNRNGFSPHSPDSLERCSPIPNGYLHFESTLFDSSDIKEEDEETEHSSDEDLAPFHHSPKLSLDQTVSDSKTTCSSGADKRTYKPTVFNLMSKTISELNPTLSPSALPDMTMRDGWSLGEESDSDDELISPVDPGLISPAGTNSNSNSPKKKPLPAVKYVEGDLVWAKFNRRPWWPCHICCDPDKGGHTKMKVPSPRPCRMYFLETIGEIIESAWVQGNAILPFEGGHQFEDLPVLRRRGKQKEKDYKYTIPKSLLTAWKVSVAEAEYMLPDRQKKTESVLSISVNGEERVPSPLPAEKPQEAPSVTVDPGQPPSPNMAPNGNEPDIIKNSAAVQSNKNKACKKKKKCLSDIFGHIVGGSKESSTITKVVDQFHPTTRALKEEPKDSPYADLDSVPMLHRPKRTAMSPVEDTDRLVRKEQGSAKAKTKFTEKVNHSIDSCDMPSIATKKITSKNTNSEQSLDSCNELSHSTTEKHSMNLPASSRLMTRALKAEEETDLKDALAASQISTDAHVNNCPDHTPTDAPIKTEMSPNWEFPSNVTSPVNHISPKRRARKPDKKQIRNGSLIKPKFVGSGVSTVQPVEIKTENAAPDVSSSSSPSSSQTLMDAFQDPKELMFKSLVKEDSSDSESTVFRPDSNYKFSTFLMLLKDMHDTREKEGKPLILPPSPVLIKEEPLVIPTSKEGDPLKGSCDGFTQRIKTENGQSGKSTTAQNRAMKPKNRTKAIMTADTYHCRDFPLNSQIWNSDKQRRKQKLPAKLKLSIPGLSSDLADLAYGREFVSGHADLADSTPRPPIAADPSASYLEKNSGSTVAPKKRWQLLEETAGHKEEVTSEVSTEINGSYTIRTTPTSPDLDLGMEKQSENDSYFSETSSGAGNLENKRLRKPTKRLLESTEEYEQIFVPKKKSKKHPSESSKMQASGLTTLHDLSSTPGIITSASTSISSSSSVEPTEPPSELEQCPSQDELSPVAPSVSPVTTQPSVDTEAAEETDLPPEAGTVVQERKRPRKLSHRVLECTIEEVSGTPAKKKELKRHSGVTSEVKVLVKKTQVGAVKKEKPATSTSSAPAPVPAAAAAVSKQSESKDNLEGANSNKPPSPRVSKTPKQEAEIEASGTVEKQIVHTGTLTPKPEVLPVALNDSLSSQVDVKGKIGATSLKENVCQVCERTGDLLVCDGHCYGAFHPQCIGLSAAPKGKFLCSECNTGVHTCFVCKKSGSGVKRCMIPLCGKFYHTDCILAYSATVSHNKSIRCPLHVCLSCHITNPLNIGNSKGRLARCVRCPVAYHANDNCMAAGSLVLANNSFLCPNHFTPRKGCKNHEHINVSWCFVCSEGGSLLCCEACPAAFHRECLNMEMPQGSWFCNDCKAGKRPRIKDILWVKWGRYRWWPAEVCLAKDVPNNILRMKHEVGEFPVQFFGSRDFVWTYQARVFPYMEGDTHNIEKMGKGADAVYKKALGEAAERFKELQAEKEMKQLQEDRKNDKKPPPYRHIRVNRPVGKVQIFTADLSEIPRCNCKASDENPCGIDSECINRMLMYECHPQVCAAGERCQNQAFTKRQYTTVEIYRTLSCGWGLRSVMDIKKGAFVSEYVGEVIDEEECRARIRHAQENDICNFYMLTLDKDRIIDAGPKGNQARFMNHSCQPNCETQKWTVNGDTRVGLFALQDIPKGVELKFNYNLECLGNGKTACKCGAPNCSGFLGVRPKNQPSAEKLKLKEGKRKVPVKKKTKQEVTKEREDECFSCGDGGQIVSCKKPGCPKVYHADCLNLAKRPAGRWECPWHQCDVCGKEAASFCEMCPSSYCKEHREGMLFISKLDGKLSCSEHDPCGPDPLEPGEIREYMPNMTSMRPGAMGVPLTLAPDSKEQRAGSAPITPPSGQAATTTPGPPPRLYINTKTATSSFIPSNRSYLTDRTEGKVFSTPTSSKDEREDGEVEDGEVCGLEVEDVEDDDDDDDDDDDDDEEGEEEEDEMEEMEIVEDEEDEPLYGGDLLEENDNEEEGEGGDVYDTWGDYGDDDADDGEVEGEDLDEWGTVEDDDK